The nucleotide sequence TTGCCGTGTTTTGAGCCCGCAATCTTCACCTCAGACCTTTGTTTTCTTGGTTTGTAACATTTTATTAATAGGGATGGTCAATTATGCCAAATTTTATGGAAAACTTGGGATGAAGGGGTTTGTAGAGGTTTGTGGGAGGACTAAAAAGGAAAAGGGCTGCCAAAAAGGAAGGGGCAGCCCTATGGGTAGATGCATCTTATTTTATGAGGAGTAGATCGGGATATTAACCAATATCACCGTATCCTGGATCTGATTCTTCTGGATCATCCTCTTCATCAGAGTCTGATGCTTCATTATCTGAGGTTCCAGCATCATCTGGGGATGTAGTATTCGTGGTCGTTGGAGCGGGATCAACAGAATCCGCCAATGCCATGCTTGGTAGACTTAAGCATAATAAGGCAATTATCGCAAGAATCATTACTATCTTCTTCACTTTCTCCCCTCCCTTCTGCTAAGTATGTATATTGAAAAATCGAGCTTCCCTTCGCGCGAGTAGCGAAGCACGATGTTTCCACCTATCCCAATACTTTTAATGCTTGAAGAGGTAACCTCGAGAAAAAATAGTCACTTCTTTTTTCGATAAATTCATGGTAGGAGCGTTTCAGCAAATCTTTATCCTGTTTGGCTAGTCCAACATAATACGTTTTAAAAGGGCTTTGATAAGGAAGCTTTTCTAAAATATCGATTGCTTTCTTTTTATTCCCTTTGGCTATTTCTAAGTGGGCTTGTTCGGCTCGATTATTAGAACAAATTCCATCCGTTTTCCTGTGATAAGCTGAAATAAACGGTAGGTTTTGATGGAGATTCACTTCGATTATAGAAGTATTTCCAAAGCTTTCTGCCAGTCTTAATGATTCTTCAATATGCATGATGCACTGGCCATAATCCTCTAGCACGTAACTAAGCGCTAAATTTGTGTGAATGTTTGCCTGCCGATCGACGCTAAAGGTCTCATTAAGAACTTGGAAGGCGTGCTTTCTCGCTAAAACTAGTTCATTTCTTTTCCAGTAATAGATGAATAAAACTTCATGGAGTCTTGTTTGAAACAATCGATGTAAGAGTGGGTCTTCAACTTGAGGTAATAATTCATATTGCTTGTCCAAAAATCGGGATAAAGCATCGAATTGATAGGATCCATAGTGGATGTAAATGAATAAAAAATTTTTTAATATGTTCATCTCAGGGGAAGTGATGGATATGTGATGTAGGCCTTTTAGAAGCTGTTGACCGGAAAGGCTCCGATTTTTTCTTGCGAGGTGTAATTCATACATATGGCCCCATTGCTGATTAAGCAGATTAGAGCTTTGTTTATTTTTTTCAATAAGCTGATGCAAGTCCTGATCAAAGCCATTCATATAGAGGAATTCTAATCCGACACGCATGTCAATATCTGATGAGGCTTGTAGACAATAGTCTTTCGCAATCGGAATGGCTTCATTTGGACTATAAATGGTCGACTTCCATATGAGAAAGGGGTGAAAGCCGTTCCCTTCGTTGTTTGTATATTCTTGTAAGGGTACTTTCATGGTTCTTCTCCTCTCTAACTGTTTACAAATATAACCAGTTCCTTTTCCTTATTATGTCATATTTAGGGGGAATTTCAACCCATATTTTGACATAATCGTTCGACACTTTGCGCGGTTTTTTGCGGGAGTTGGTGTAGTCGGGCTGGTGGGGGGTGCTTTGCTTGAGTGATTGGGCGGGTTTGGAGTGGGCTTGGTTGGGATTCGATGGCTGCTTGCTGGGTTGTGGAGGCTGGTTGGGGGCTGCGGCGTGTGTGGTGGTGTTTGGTGTGCATACTGCGGGTTTGGCAAGCCGCTCTATATGGTGTGTTACTTTCAAAATGTACGAGGTTACTTTCAAATTAGCGGTGGGTACTTTCATTATTTGGTGGATACTGTCATTACTGTGTCATTTACTTTTATATAATAGCCAAATACTTTCAAAATCAGATTTCAGCGAATTTATTAACGTTCGATGGTTCGTTATTAACGTTCATTTTGGATATATTATCGTTCAGGCGCACGGTATTATCGTTTGAACTGAGTTTATTATCGTTCCGGATGGGGTCATTCCCTTTCATTGCGGATTTATTCCCTTTCCGATGTGGGATATTCCATTTCGGCTCGCATTTTTCCCTCTCCGGTGTCAGATATTCCCCTTCGCGGTCGGTATTTTCTCCTTTGGTTCGGATTTATTCCCCTTCCGGCGCGATTTATTCCCCCTTTGCTACCGTTTCTTTCTATTACCTTTATTTGGGATCTGCCAACATACTATCTGTCCTCCCCCCCATTGTACGGAGTTAAATTGTGATTCCCATTTTCCTATTTATTTCATTATGGTGCCAAGTCAATCCTTCACTTTATTGCAGAAAAAACCTTGAGAGGCAGTTGCCAATCAAGGTCACAAATTTAACTATTCTTTTTCACTTCCTCGAACCATGAGTCAAAAATATCATCAGGTAAGAGTTCATCATCATTAGAATAAACTAAGTCATACCTGTATTTTCCTTTCAGACTGTTTTGCTTAACATTATAATGTAATTTTATTTCGGTAGGCATTTCTCTCCCAAATTCCTTACATCTTTTGTGAATCTCTTTTAAGTCCTTAAGCCCAATATCTAGAACTGCCTCTTGCCTTTGTTCAGAGGTATCATAAATTAACATTTCATTACCTATTTCATTTTGATTTTCAACGGCTTTATTCAAATTATTTTTAAGTACGATATGTCCATTAATCTTGTAAAAGACATCAAAAGCATACATTTTGGGCTCATATGAACAATAGATGTAAATATCATCGGCCTGATTTTCAACATACTCAAGGCAGATTGCCACTATATCTGTTTGAAGTTCAGATAGATAATCTTCAAATTCTTTACCCATACCTTATTCACCTCAATTATCTAAAATTCTTTTCTTTAAAACACCATTTATTGAGTATTTTATTTCAAAACTCGCCGGTCTTGAATTCGTTCCTTCATAATTAACCTTAACATTAACTGAAACATCTTTTCCTTCTTCTATCGCTTTTGCCCATATATTTTCTAATTTTTTATATCCGCTCAAGTTAACACTACTTGATTGAGATACTAGATTATCTAAATCAGGAGAACCCCCAAATCTATCTGCAGCTAAGTGTCCTGCATGGTCTCCAGGTTCTTTACCAGGAGTATTAGATTTATGTGGTAATCTATCATCACGTTCTGTTAATTTCAATTCTTCTGCATTAAAATCAGTAAGTCTCCCCAATTCATCTGTCTTGTAAATATAATCATATTCTCCAGTTTGATAATTTACATTTGGTTTTAATTCTCCATTCTTACTTATGTGACTTCGATTTTTGATTACGTTATCTGAATTATTATCAATTTTGTTAACATCATTTCGTTTGCCACTGCCCCCATCCCTCACATCAAACCTATTCAAATTCACCTTATCCCCAGTATCCATCATAGATACCCGCGGGCCTGGCCCTATCCCGCCATAGGCAGGTTGTAAAGGTTGAAGTAATGGTGGGAGGCGGAACATGTCTAGGTATCTTCCTGTTTGTTTGATAAACATGGATGTTTTGACTAGGGAACTGTTCGTTGTTCGTGCATAAATACTTTGGGTTCCGATTCTTAGTTTGTTAGTATCTAGAACATTTTGAAACTGTTGTATTTTTGCAGGATTCTGGGTTAGGCTTTTGCTTGCTACACTGGTTGTTGTGGATGCTAATCCTCCAGTCACGACTTTTGCAAATAGCTCAAAGCTATTCATCCAATGTTCTTTTGATAAAGGATCTTCAGTATTTACGGCACCATTGACCAAATCAACTGTTCCCAAGGTCCAATAATTGAAAAAGTCGTAGGTAGAGTCCGTTGACTTTTCATACCTTGTTTCTAATCCTTCGTCCATTGCTTTTACAGCATCAAAAGCTCCTAATGTCCAATAATTCCCAAGATCATACCAAGAATCATTCCTTTTATCGGCTCTATTCTCCAAACCAGCCCAAATATCCTGCCCGATTTCCTGAAAACTGTCGAACGATTCTTCAAACCAGTTTTTATCCTCTTTCTTTTTCTTTGGCTTCGGCTTCGGTTCCGGTGCGGGGCAAGAAGCTCCTTGCTGACTAATGTTTACTGTTATCTGTTCTGCACGTCGGGCTAATTTTCTTTCGTCCACTTCCATTCTACCTATCGTAAGAGAGACTACTTGCTCTAAATTTCCCGTCTTTCTTTCATAGTCTTGTACTTGATCTAGAAGATTTTGATGGAGAGAGTAAATACTTCCGTTCACACCTTGATGACGAGTAAGGCTATTTAGGTTATGTATCGATGCTTTTACCCGGTGTTTGGCACTAAGAGTTACACGGGCAAGGGATTCTAAGTCTGGGATATTTACTTTAATCTGGCTCATGAGTAGTAATCTGCCTTTTCTCTTAGTCTATTTATCTTTTCCCTAACCTCCGCCACAACAGCAGCTTTGGCTCGGTCCACTTTGGTCTTAGATTTTTGTAAATCATGGTACAAGGTATCAAATCCCAAGTTGGCCTCTCCCTGCCAACCCGAACTATAGGTATTACGACCTAATCGAGTAGAATGAGCCGCTCGCTCACAACTATCCAAAGCTCGATCTAGCTGAATAAGATAGGATTCCAATTCAGCAGCTTGCCTTAAATAGCGCATTCGCCTCCTACGCCGTTCGACTTCCATGACATTCAACGTATCCACCTCTCCCTTTTCCAAAATTTCCTATATTTAGGATAGCGAAAGAGGGGGAGAAAAGGTAGGCTACTATTCTCCTATTTTTTCATGTGCTGAGAGACCTAAATGTGTTACTTTGGACTCACTTTCAGCGAGGTTCGCTTCACCATTTTTAAGAAGCATTTTTTCATATAATATGTGTTCAAAAATGAGGGTAAAGGCGCACGATCACTTACTCTTATAAAATAAGCTTGATTTCACCAGGTTTCCTTTACCGGACTTTTTGAACATCCTCATATATGGTCAATATTTGTTCTTAGCTTCATGAATACAGTATAATGAACCAAAGAAATTAATGATTGGAGGTAATTTGATGAGAAAATTAAATGGATATGTAGCAGAAATTCTCAAAGAAATGATTCGTGAAGATGAATCGTTTTTTGAAATTGATGGGAAGAGGTATTTTCTATCTTTAATCGATGAACCAGAGACATCAGTAAGAGAAGACGTTGAACATGATCCTGAGTTAAAACAAAAATTACTTCAGGCAAAAAAGGACATTTTAGAAGGAAGAAATTTTTCTACTGATGAGGTTATTGAGATGATTGAACAAGGTGAACTGTAAATTCCTATGGAGTCTATTGATTCTTTCCTGCAAAAAATGCAGAACACAGAAGGAATACTGTTCCTAATCCAACTCCCACTATCATTGAATAATCAAAGAAATTCTTTAATGCTAATCCACCCGCAATTGATGCGACAAAAAACATAAGAAACATTACTGTGTAGTTCTTCTTCATTTTTTCACACAACTCCTCTACGATTATTGTACAATTAAAGTTATTTTTTAGAAAACATATCTAAAAACAACAAAGTTTACGAAAACAGCCATTTACAAAATTGATTCATTCTATTATTTTGTATGAACGATTCCTTTTTAATCTCCCGTAGTATTTTGAATCATTAGATTTAATTAATGCAGCGCTAATGAATACTATTAAAAGACTGTTTTCTATTAATGGATAAATCCTCATACCACGTCTAGGATAATTGATGTTAAAAGAAAGCTTCTATTTATAATAAGGTTCTTCTCTTATGATCCGAACTTTTCCCCTCTTGGTTTTGGGTGTCTCCTTCTTATCGGTTTATTCTCTCACATGGGTGGGATTTTCTCCTTCGACCTAGATTTATTCTCTTTCGCGGACGATATTTCCCCCTTCGGCACAGGTTTATTCCCTCTCGCGGACGACAATTTCTCTTTCGGTTCAGATTTATTCCCTCTCATAGGCGATATTTTCCCCCTTGGACTGGAATTCGGACCGGTGCGGGGTTCCCAATTATAATGTAGATATAAAAAACAGACGCATCTCAACCCCGCGCCCGTTTTCCTCAATATATAGAACACAAATAAGAACCCCAGGATTAATCCTAGGGCTCATTCATACGTTATGCATGTGCAGTTGCTGCAGAGGATTCACTATTTTCGCTAACGGAATCATCTGGTTGCTCTTCGGAACTTCCGTCTCCAGAATCAGATCCATCTTCACCTGGTGTTCCTTCTCCAGGAGTCTCTTCTCCAGATTGACCGTTATTGTTTTCCTCTTGTTGTTGACCTTGGTTTTCACCACTGTCTGTTTGTTCTTCACTTGTGGCATCTTGTTCTTCGGTAGAAGTGCTAGAAGTATCTTCTTCTGTTTCCACGTTCAACTTGCTTAGTGGTTGATTAAAGAAGTCTTCCGGGTTTAGTGCTGTGTCGCCTTTACGTACTTCGAAGTGTACGTGTATGCCACTAGCTTGTCCGAATTGGTTACGCCCAGCAGTTGCAATGACGTCTCCTTGTTTAACTTCTGCACCTGTTTCTACAAGTACATTTTCAAGGCTGGCATAATAGGTAGATACATCGTTTTCGTGTTTAATTTTCACGACATTTCCTAGTAGTGGATCTTGTTCTACTTCTGTTACCGTTCCGCTTAAGGAAGCTGCAACATCAAATGCTTTTCCATCACTAGAAGCGATGTCCAACCCTTTGCTTTGGTAATATTTATTGTCGTATAGAACAAGTGCTTTTTCTTGAGCTTCTGCTTCTGCGTCATAGTCATAAAACTTCGTTACAATTTGTGCCTGACTTTCTTCTTTGATAGGCATTTTTAGTACTTCCTCTTGATCCATAACCGGTTGTGATTCTGGTTCTTCACCTAGAGGTCCATTGCCTGTAACGCTATCGCCAGTTTTTTCAGATTCTGGCTCGTCACCTGCTATTGGATTCTGACTCTCCAAGTTTTGATACCATAATACTCCAGTT is from Radiobacillus kanasensis and encodes:
- a CDS encoding AimR family lysis-lysogeny pheromone receptor, with protein sequence MKVPLQEYTNNEGNGFHPFLIWKSTIYSPNEAIPIAKDYCLQASSDIDMRVGLEFLYMNGFDQDLHQLIEKNKQSSNLLNQQWGHMYELHLARKNRSLSGQQLLKGLHHISITSPEMNILKNFLFIYIHYGSYQFDALSRFLDKQYELLPQVEDPLLHRLFQTRLHEVLFIYYWKRNELVLARKHAFQVLNETFSVDRQANIHTNLALSYVLEDYGQCIMHIEESLRLAESFGNTSIIEVNLHQNLPFISAYHRKTDGICSNNRAEQAHLEIAKGNKKKAIDILEKLPYQSPFKTYYVGLAKQDKDLLKRSYHEFIEKRSDYFFSRLPLQALKVLG
- a CDS encoding DUF600 domain-containing protein, with product MGKEFEDYLSELQTDIVAICLEYVENQADDIYIYCSYEPKMYAFDVFYKINGHIVLKNNLNKAVENQNEIGNEMLIYDTSEQRQEAVLDIGLKDLKEIHKRCKEFGREMPTEIKLHYNVKQNSLKGKYRYDLVYSNDDELLPDDIFDSWFEEVKKNS
- a CDS encoding DNA/RNA non-specific endonuclease, which encodes MSQIKVNIPDLESLARVTLSAKHRVKASIHNLNSLTRHQGVNGSIYSLHQNLLDQVQDYERKTGNLEQVVSLTIGRMEVDERKLARRAEQITVNISQQGASCPAPEPKPKPKKKKEDKNWFEESFDSFQEIGQDIWAGLENRADKRNDSWYDLGNYWTLGAFDAVKAMDEGLETRYEKSTDSTYDFFNYWTLGTVDLVNGAVNTEDPLSKEHWMNSFELFAKVVTGGLASTTTSVASKSLTQNPAKIQQFQNVLDTNKLRIGTQSIYARTTNSSLVKTSMFIKQTGRYLDMFRLPPLLQPLQPAYGGIGPGPRVSMMDTGDKVNLNRFDVRDGGSGKRNDVNKIDNNSDNVIKNRSHISKNGELKPNVNYQTGEYDYIYKTDELGRLTDFNAEELKLTERDDRLPHKSNTPGKEPGDHAGHLAADRFGGSPDLDNLVSQSSSVNLSGYKKLENIWAKAIEEGKDVSVNVKVNYEGTNSRPASFEIKYSINGVLKKRILDN
- a CDS encoding M23 family metallopeptidase; this encodes MTMREENNNVSKNGMKRVFRKKWFFPALYLTMAALLLTGVLWYQNLESQNPIAGDEPESEKTGDSVTGNGPLGEEPESQPVMDQEEVLKMPIKEESQAQIVTKFYDYDAEAEAQEKALVLYDNKYYQSKGLDIASSDGKAFDVAASLSGTVTEVEQDPLLGNVVKIKHENDVSTYYASLENVLVETGAEVKQGDVIATAGRNQFGQASGIHVHFEVRKGDTALNPEDFFNQPLSKLNVETEEDTSSTSTEEQDATSEEQTDSGENQGQQQEENNNGQSGEETPGEGTPGEDGSDSGDGSSEEQPDDSVSENSESSAATAHA